From Solanum lycopersicum chromosome 8, SLM_r2.1, the proteins below share one genomic window:
- the TRM10/11 gene encoding cell wall protein RBR3, with the protein MDSKLMKPLPKTLMLKDYLLDDLSSCSSSGFRSYPRRQCCTTVRFLLEIDLKNKYQPALPPPPYKNKPILRSKQSPPSAKVSAFHKASVAVINAVKHLPFAGARSSSTLKKKKPMMRTIFPRSISRKLKRSFWKRGDHKEIYWWTAFNRLDKEELKSPVLSPVVIGKITGDSNSSTTTVSKSKCNSNTWSSDSDYTASTDNSLQTSSGNSEVNSSETVNDAVASKKFGTENVTCSKKVGATTGDDSSDSTISSHGSTTNSPNTKKPWPNEEKEQFSPVSTLDCPFDDEDEVSSPFQHRLSRVEGTTTKKLMKKIKRFECLTELEPLNLDKRIASSESESESPLNNSSETEEDKQTVEDMVQELKASMPSYSLKFTTEKLLFDFFKERILNGDDELKNKLLESALEWINGKPIDVLLDWKVQENRMAYIRAIENRGEWKNTELEKQQVILELEVEIFGSLMNEVLVDVMLS; encoded by the exons ATGGATTCGAAATTGATGAAACCATTGCCGAAAACATTAATGCTGAAAGATTACCTGTTGGATGATTTGAGTTCCTGCTCATCAAGCGGTTTCCGATCCTATCCTCGCCGGCAATGCTGCACTACTGTTCGATTTCTTCTCGAAATCGACTTGAAGAACAAGTATCAACCAGCACTTCCTCCGCCGCCGtataaaaataaaccaataCTCCGGTCAAAACAATCGCCGCCGTCGGCGAAGGTTTCTGCATTTCACAAAGCTTCCGTGGCAGTGATTAACGCCGTGAAACACCTCCCGTTCGCCGGAGCGAGGTCTTCATCGacgttgaagaagaagaagccgATGATGAGGACAATTTTTCCGAGGAGTATTTCGCGTAAGCTGAAACGAAGCTTCTGGAAGAGAGGCGATCATAAGGAGATCTACTGGTGGACGGCATTCAACAGGTTAGATAAAGAAGAGTTAAAATCGCCGGTACTTTCTCCGGTTGTTATTGGCAAAATCACCGGAGATTCAAATAGCTCAACAACGACAGTGAGTAAGAGTAAATGTAACAGTAACACCTGGTCTTCAGATAGTGATTACACTGCTTCAACTGATAATTCACTGCAAACATCAAGCGGCAATTCGGAGGTTAACTCGTCGGAAACTGTAAACGACGCCGTAGCTTCGAAGAAATTCGGGACAGAAAATGTGACTTGCAGCAAAAAAGTTGGCGCAACTACCGGAGATGATTCATCAGATTCTACTATAAGCAGTCACGGTAGCACTACCAACTCTCCAAACACAAAG AAACCTTGGCCAAATGAAGAGAAAGAACAGTTTAGTCCAGTATCTACATTGGATTGTCCatttgatgatgaagatgaggTCTCTTCACCCTTTCAACATAGATTATCTCGTGTTGAAG GAACTACTACCAAGAAGCTCATGAAGAAGATCAAACGATTCGAGTGTCTGACTGAGCTAGAGCCACTGAACTTAGATAAACGAATCGCGTCCTCAGAATCAGAGAGTGAATCCCCTCTCAACAATTCATCAGAAACTGAAGAGGACAAACAGACAGTTGAAGACATGGTTCAAGAATTGAAAGCCTCAATGCCATCTTATAGCTTAAAATTTACAACAGAGAAGTTACTGTTTGATTTCTTCAAGGAAAGGATTCTCAATGGTGATGATGAGTTGAAGAACAAGCTACTGGAATCAGCATTAGAATGGATCAATGGAAAACCAATTGATGTACTGTTAGATTGGAAGGTGCAAGAGAACAGGATGGCTTACATTAGAGCCATTGAAAACCGAGGCGAATGGAAGAACACAGAGTTGGAGAAACAACAAGTGATATTGGAATTGGAAGTTGAAATCTTTGGATCTTTGATGAATGAAGTGTTAGTTGATGTCATGTTGAGCTAG
- the LOC101246746 gene encoding ethylene-responsive transcription factor ERF027-like — translation MADSQNSTKSTQIIQPPNQSSESTKIPFNTTLPPPLPPLPPPPAPPETHIQITNTLSSKLENTNTTPKTVIIPTAIMSSTSSSGLGSPSRSIGGKHAVFRGIRCRSGKWVSEIREPRKTTRIWLGTYPTPEMAAAAYDVAAMALKGNDAVINFPGNINSYPSLPPSPAAADIRKAAATAAALMKIESGETTSGTQPGTDDHRSLGNVHMMETRDHEYIDEEALFDMPNLLVDMAEAMMVSPPRMSSPRSDDSPEHSDAENLWSY, via the exons atggctgACTCTCAAAATTCTACCAAGTCCACCCAAATAATTCAACCTCCTAATCAATCAAGTGAAAGTACGAAAATACCCTTCAACACTACCCTTCCTCCACCACTACCACCGTTGCCGCCGCCTCCGGCGCCACCGGAGACACATATTCAAATAACCAATACATTATCATCAAAATTAGAAAACACAAATACAACTCCAAAAACCGTTATTATTCCAACTGCAATCATGAGTTCCACCTCATCGAGCGGCTTGGGATCTCCGAGCCGCTCAATAGGCGGAAAACATGCGGTATTCCGCGGAATACGATGTAGGAGTGGGAAATGGGTGTCAGAAATTCGAGAGCCACGTAAGACTACGAGAATATGGTTAGGTACTTATCCTACACCCGAAATGGCTGCTGCTGCATACGACGTCGCTGCAATGGCTTTAAAAGGAAACGACGCCGTAATTAACTTTCCCGGTAATATTAATTCGTATCCTTCACTCCCTCCTTCGCCCGCCGCGGCGGATATACGAAAAGCTGCTGCCACCGCCGCCGCCCTGATGAAGATTGAATCCGGAGAAACCACCTCGGGAACTCAACCAG GTACGGATGATCATCGGTCATTGGGGAATGTGCATATGATGGAAACTAGGGATCATGAATACATTGATGAAGAAGCATTATTTGATATGCCTAATTTGCTAGTTGACATGGCGGAGGCAATGATGGTTAGCCCTCCAAGAATGAGCTCACCGCGGTCTGATGATTCACCAGAACATTCTGATGCAGAAAATCTATGGAGCTATTAA